In Spirochaetota bacterium, one genomic interval encodes:
- a CDS encoding YhjD/YihY/BrkB family envelope integrity protein: MKKLIPKLKNRISELKNFIIQIINQIYRGEEAFNWLTTKIINTIKVFIVASRKFMKDDCLTKSSSIAYTTIVSLIPTLAVVLTIYSIFSGVGDKKDELFRQITLFLVEHNIKINVDPFFQTISTLIDNAAKIGGIGAVVLAFSATAVLRTLEKSLNDIFRVTKQRSMFLKVIYYWAALTLGPIMIIAATAVATQISNTLSAPHLQAIVHDNNAHYVVGNKASILFNNKDDLNFTPLPIEKIDFDNQHIFSYNPNDKQFNAEEFRIELIEYKRTKFSDITFAGQKGFIIGDNGIILKSYDAGKSWLIEKWGNFTFNDIEMLDENTGFIAANNGYLLKTNDGGRSWQVMEWENVTSNFNAICFYKDKGIIVGDRSYILTTIDKGKTWQIKQLAEGKYKKNFLNFNDVQIIDDNMSIIVADEGYYLTSSKNFTSWAAHKFKDNNLYAVYFINQNEGFIAGEKADIYITADGGEKWTVKKLKGERINQLSLYNTMLWAIGNNSFLMLSKDMGSTWQGLKGSSILVYLLNFFAPFFFIWILFLMCYMILPNTKIPLRPAAIGASFTSAVWVIFILLFIVYIKAFAKSTFAIYGALAAFPIFLLVVYSSAVIILYGAEISYVLMNPLSYKYLNRALKDKKDIHVYSAIAILHHIYKKFESGKGATSFQELLPMTLNDIDLLDMLLDLFIKEKFITHTEDFGIIPANASKNISIAKIIDTIYSISLDIPITKQDKLKSYLADVFKDMKQSLEAIVKNKTLADVINATE; encoded by the coding sequence ATGAAAAAATTAATACCTAAATTAAAAAATAGAATATCCGAGTTAAAAAATTTCATTATACAGATAATTAATCAGATTTACCGTGGTGAAGAAGCTTTCAACTGGCTAACTACAAAAATAATCAATACCATTAAAGTATTTATCGTTGCATCGCGAAAATTTATGAAAGATGACTGCCTTACAAAATCATCTTCGATTGCTTATACCACAATTGTTTCACTTATTCCAACGCTTGCAGTGGTGCTTACTATCTATTCCATATTCTCAGGTGTGGGCGACAAAAAAGATGAACTATTCAGGCAAATTACACTCTTTCTTGTAGAACATAACATAAAAATAAATGTTGATCCGTTCTTCCAAACAATCAGTACATTAATTGATAACGCAGCTAAAATAGGTGGCATAGGCGCTGTGGTTTTGGCTTTTTCAGCAACTGCTGTTTTAAGAACTCTGGAAAAATCCCTTAATGATATCTTCAGAGTTACCAAACAACGTTCAATGTTTTTAAAAGTAATCTATTACTGGGCAGCTTTGACACTGGGCCCAATTATGATTATTGCAGCAACAGCCGTCGCAACACAAATCTCAAATACATTATCAGCCCCCCATCTGCAAGCGATAGTTCATGATAATAATGCCCATTACGTAGTTGGAAACAAAGCCTCCATACTCTTTAATAATAAAGATGATCTTAATTTTACTCCTCTGCCCATTGAAAAAATTGATTTTGATAATCAACACATTTTTTCATACAATCCTAATGACAAGCAGTTTAATGCAGAAGAATTCAGAATAGAACTCATTGAATATAAACGCACCAAATTTTCTGACATTACCTTTGCAGGCCAGAAAGGATTCATTATTGGTGATAATGGAATTATACTCAAATCATATGATGCAGGCAAATCATGGCTTATAGAAAAATGGGGCAATTTTACTTTTAACGATATTGAAATGCTTGATGAAAATACAGGGTTTATTGCTGCAAACAATGGGTATCTTTTAAAAACCAATGATGGTGGCAGGTCCTGGCAGGTAATGGAGTGGGAAAATGTAACATCTAATTTTAATGCAATATGTTTTTACAAAGATAAAGGAATTATAGTTGGCGATAGATCATATATACTAACAACTATCGATAAAGGGAAAACCTGGCAAATAAAACAGCTTGCTGAAGGTAAATACAAAAAGAATTTCCTTAATTTCAACGATGTCCAAATAATTGATGATAACATGTCAATTATTGTGGCGGATGAAGGATATTATTTAACAAGTTCAAAAAATTTTACCTCCTGGGCCGCTCACAAGTTTAAGGATAACAACCTGTATGCAGTATATTTCATTAATCAAAACGAAGGTTTTATAGCAGGCGAAAAAGCTGATATTTATATAACGGCAGATGGTGGTGAAAAGTGGACTGTTAAAAAGCTTAAAGGGGAACGTATTAATCAACTATCGCTTTACAATACTATGTTGTGGGCAATTGGGAACAATAGTTTTCTGATGCTTTCAAAAGATATGGGATCAACATGGCAAGGCCTGAAGGGAAGCAGTATTTTAGTGTATCTGCTGAATTTCTTTGCACCCTTCTTCTTTATATGGATCTTATTTTTAATGTGTTATATGATATTGCCTAACACTAAAATACCACTACGGCCTGCTGCAATTGGTGCATCATTTACCAGTGCTGTGTGGGTTATCTTTATTTTATTGTTCATTGTATACATTAAAGCCTTTGCCAAGAGCACTTTTGCCATTTATGGAGCTCTTGCTGCATTCCCAATATTTTTACTGGTGGTGTATTCTTCAGCTGTGATCATTTTATATGGTGCTGAAATTTCATACGTTTTGATGAATCCATTAAGCTATAAATATTTAAACAGGGCATTGAAGGATAAAAAGGATATTCATGTTTATTCAGCTATAGCCATATTACACCATATTTATAAAAAGTTTGAATCAGGAAAAGGCGCAACAAGTTTTCAGGAATTATTACCAATGACGCTGAATGATATTGACCTGCTTGATATGCTGTTAGACCTTTTTATTAAAGAAAAGTTTATAACACACACTGAAGACTTTGGTATCATCCCGGCAAATGCAAGTAAAAATATCAGCATAGCTAAAATTATTGATACAATTTATAGCATATCACTGGATATTCCAATAACCAAACAGGATAAGCTGAAATCGTATTTAGCTGATGTATTCAAAGATATGAAGCAATCACTTGAGGCTATTGTCAAAAACAAAACATTAGCTGATGTTATCAATGCCACAGAATGA